The Rhinolophus sinicus isolate RSC01 linkage group LG15, ASM3656204v1, whole genome shotgun sequence region GTCTTGACTCTCTCCTCTTTGTTGTCACTCAGATGAAGCTAAGGCCCAGGTAGTCCAGATCCCACTGGGCTCCAGGGGGAGGCGGTTTGTGTTTAGCCGAGCAGGAATGGTATTTGCCCACTAAAGGTGGCTAAGGTTTTTATCACTCaagcaggcagagagagaagctTAGGTGGTGAAGAAAGCTGAACTTGAagtaggatggatggatggaggggaAAGTGGTGACAGAACCTGGTGACTAGCTGGCTGGGGGAACAAGAGTGAGGGTGTGCTGTCTCCACGCTTTCGTGTCTGGGTAATGGGTCAAGGGGGTGCCGGCAAGAGCACAGAAGTAAGTCCAGGAAAGCCAGGCTCAAGCTTCTGCTGTGCCTAGGTCACCAAATGTAAAGAATTTATATTGTATTCAATAAACTATACttaacaatgttaaaaaaaaacaaagtctccTGTGAGTGGGAAGGGAGCTGGTGGACATGTGCCATCTCACAGCCTGTTTCTTAATGTCCGAGGGGGCGTCAAGTTCTCTTAGGCCCTGAGCCCCTTGTTAACATAGCTTGCCTTTCTGGCTTCCGAGGGATGGCTCCTAAGaagcttgttctctctctttctctcattgtatgtctctgaggtcccttccaaCTTGAATATTCCTGttctgtgccccccccccataCTTCCTTCGGAGGCTCCCCTCCGGAAACACTGCACTGAGGGGCTCCTTCAGTGTGACCCTGTGTGATCCAGTCCCAGGTGAAagaggggcctgggctgggggacCCTGGTTTCAGCTTCAGGAAGTGAGGGGCATGCCGGGGCTTATGCCTGGTGCCTCTTGGCTGTCTCTGCCTCATGGAAAGGCTAAGACCCAGGAAGGAAGAAGCCTGTGGATTTTTGTTGGCCAGTCCGCCTCCCCTTCCCAGGGTCAGGTGTCCTGTGCCTGAAGCTCTATATCCCCTTTACTTCAAGctctttctctccattcctgCCTCCCATCATCCATTCAATAGCTGAGTGCCTACTGTAGGCCGGGCATTACACTGGACTTGGGGGTTCCCTGCCTGCCGCAGGCCTGCTCTGGTGGGAGGCAACCTCTTCTTCCCCAATTGTATCACAGTAAGCATCTGTTAGGAGCTAGGTGTCATGGCTCTTGGGAGAATCATAAACCTGAATCCCCCGACAGAACCATCATTGCTAAAAAATGTGCCAGTAGTGGAGCTATAGACTTGGGGCTCCAAGGCCAAGTCCTTCCATTGGCTTTGCCTAGGGAAACATGGAATTGCCTTCCACTTTGTTCTCCCACCCTCATCATCCCCTTCTTGGCTCTTCCtgccccttttccctcatctcaGTCTCACAGAGCTGACCAGTCGCAATTCTTTCCAGGAAGGAATCACATTTTATTCCCGGCTAGCCTCCTAGAATGGAACAGGAGGGGATGGCTTTTAGATGGAGATGTTGCTGGGTGGTTTGAAGGTGGAGCTGCTCGTCTGTTTTTACTGATGGCCAGTGGGGTCTTGGGGTCTATCTCTGGATCACCACTGTTGTATGTAATTCATTGACTAAGAAGAGGGAAAGACAAGAGGCAAAATGTGTTAGTTTCTGCGCTTGCTGGTTTCAGAACATTGTATTAAGCCTTTTGAGGCCAGAGGACTCAAAGTGAAATGTAACAGCCACCGGTCCTCATCCTGAAAGGACTAGAAATGAGCCAGGCTCTAAGCTAAGTTCTTTTGATGCCTTCTCTTGTAATTGCCACAAGCTGTCTCATGACATCTCTATTAAGGACAtggtattattctcattttgtggATGGAgcagctgaagctcagagattaAATCACACTACCAGGGACTGGTGATCCCGACTGAGACCAACAGCCTCTGACTTCAGGTCTTGCCTTCCTCCTGCTCCAGCTGCCTCTACCTCAGCACCTAAAACAGCCCCTTTATTTTGCTTCTCTGGCACCCATCCTATCTTTCCAAGTAGATTGTCAGCCCCTCCACTCATGCTTAATGCTGATGAGCAACAGGCCTTACTTAGACATTTTTAGGGGGTAAAGAACAGAGGAATAGGCCGTCCAGAAGTGACTCTGAAATAATTGCAGCTCTTCCCCCCACTCCTGCCAAGGATGGCTCTCTAGATTCCACACGTACTCACACACATGCGCACCCTCAGACAGGCAGCCAGTCTGTCTGCCTTTCACACTGTCTCACCGTGAATCGCAGGTACTTGGTGTATTTATCTGGGCTACACTGGTCTGATTTCCTGAAACCTGATGGTGAAACAAAGCACATGTTACTTACTCATCTGGCCAGTTCTGAGACTGGAACATGGCAGAGCTGGACTCTACTATGTGACTGGGGGAGGTGGCAGCCCCTACCTGGGGCAAGGCATAGACTGAACCCATCCTGAAAGTTCTCAACTAGGAAGCCACGCTGTGACTCCCTGTTCCAGGCCTCCCAGGGCTCGGTATATTTGTCGCTAAGCCTACAACTCATATCCCACCCTCTTGGCTACCCTCAGCCCATCTGTCACCCTCGCCCTGGAAGAAGGGCTGACAACTTCTTAGCCACCCTCTGCAGACGTTGGCAGCCTTCTTTGCAGccctaggttggtgcaaacactCTCAGAGGGATTGGGATGTAAAGGCCAAGTAAAGGCCAAAGGTGCTGGGGAGAGTCAGAAGGTGGACTGACAGATGTGGATTCTGGACTGTCTGGCTAGGATGGGAGCAAGGGTCTCTCGAGCACCTCCCCTTCCCAGGCCCCTCACTTACTAGGGTATTGAGGGATTGTGGGCCCTCCTTGGAATTTGCTGTTAAAGCAGTTGAATCGCCCTGCAGCTTGATGGGTCCCTATTGAGCCAAGCTGGGGACCAGGTTTTTGGGAATCTTGGAGATTGTGCTTGGTGGTGTACTGAGTAAGAGGATCTTGGGCATTTTGTTGCCTTGGCTGAGGTGGTGGCTGTGGTAGCAGCGGTGGGGGCTGTGGCTGCGCCTGCGCTAGCAGCTGCTCCAGCAGCTTCTTCCTCTGGGACGACTGTGGTTGTGCGGGTTGGGGCTGTGATTGCACCAGTGATGGCTGTGGCACCTGCTGGGACTCCTGGGATGGCTGGGTTTTTTTCTCTGATTGGCATTCCTCCTCTTGGAGTTTCTTCAGTTCCTGGCAAGAAGCCCCCGGCAAGTGACATCCTTTTCCCTCCCACCCAGTCACCCATCTGCCAGACACCTCGGGGAGCAATCCAAAGGAATCTAGAGGTGGACATGGCCAGAGGGTCTCTGTTTCCTGGAGTCGGAGCCTGAGGCTAGAACGTGAGCTATTTCCCTTCACCTACCACAACACCTAGTGTCCCCTGGCACAGCCCCTGCCTGGGAAACCGCAGTCTCTGAGCACCTACCTCCTAGCTTGGGAGCTGTACCCTGAAAACAGTTTGCAGTACAGGAGGATAAAGAACAGTTTCTTGCAAGCGCTTTGAAACagcgctgtccaatagaaatataatgcgtgccacatgtaattttaaattttctagtagccacataa contains the following coding sequences:
- the CCDC200 gene encoding coiled-coil domain-containing protein 200, coding for MGSAYHWEARRKQMALDRRRWLMAQQEQQQQQQQELKKLQEEECQSEKKTQPSQESQQVPQPSLVQSQPQPAQPQSSQRKKLLEQLLAQAQPQPPPLLPQPPPQPRQQNAQDPLTQYTTKHNLQDSQKPGPQLGSIGTHQAAGRFNCFNSKFQGGPTIPQYPSK